The genomic stretch TAACCACCATTCTAAAAAACGAGGTAAACCATAAAAAACAAGGAAGATAAGAACAATTGGTGGTGTACATCTTAGTATAAAGACATAGCCTCTAGCTAAAATGGAAAAGCCCTGTTCGTCTGATAGTTGTGCATAAGCTAACAAGAAACCTAATAAACTTCCTAACAAAACAGTTAATGCCAAGACCCACAAGGTAAGAGGTAGAGCTGACAAGATATCTGGAATAACTCTTATCACACGAGACGGTTCATAAGAAACCATAGCTACCTCCTAATCTGTTACATAACTAAAGACATCTTCTCCAAAGTATTTTTCTGAAAGTTTAGCGATTGTACCATCTTTTTGCAATTCTTTAATGGCTTTATCGTATTCTTTTGCAAATGCTTTATTAGTATCATTTTTATGAATCAATGGGTAAGTTTCAATTCCCTTATATGGGAACCATGTCAATTGGTCAGCGTATTGATGATAAGCACCATCTTCTTTTTGGACGGCTTCTTCAAATGACAATTTAATTGAGAAGTAAGCATCGTAACGACCTTCAAGAACCCAAGCATAGGCATCAGCAACTGAGAAGCTTTCAGATTCTTTGAGTTCAATCGGGTGTTTAGCTTTTTTGTTGTATTCTTGAATAACATTATACTGTGCGTTTTGTGGTGAGATTGGAACTAATTTACCACCTGCTTTAGCAAAAGAATCAATATCTTTATATTTGTTTTCGTCAGATTTTCGAACGGCAAAGCCAATCACACTAGCTCCGATAGCTTGGTCAGGAATAACAAATTTTTGGGCGCGTTCTTCAGTGTACCAAGCCCCTTTGACTCCGATGTCGTACTTACCAGATTCAAGTCCGATTAACAAATCTTCATCACTTGTCCCAGTGTATTCAAATTTATAATTTTTTAATTTATCATCTACGGCTTTTAAGACCGCAACTTCAAATCCATCACTTTCCCCTTTATCATTAACAAAGTCATAAGGGACATAGTTTTGCGTGTGAGCGACTTGTAAGGTCGTCACTTTATCAGAACTTGATTGTGAACTGTCTGCACTTGCTGATGTCTTACCTGTTAATTGACGTCCCACAACTGTCGCTGCCACAATCGCTAAAACAACTCCACCTGAAATAATCCATTTTTTCTTGCTCATATAACCCACTCCTTTTTTTACCTAAAACTTTTCCCTAATTCCTAAAAACTTTTAAAATCCGACAGCTTCTTTAAGGACCACTTCATCGTAAGTAGCAACAGCTTCTTTCACCCAAGCAATGCGCTCTGATGCAATGTCACTTGGTACCGTGCAATCAGCTCCGATAACCACGCCTTGATGTCCAGTTTCATTAAGCAATTCTCTGACTCTTGCTTGAATGGCTTCTTTACTACCTTTATACAAAAGACCCGACTCTG from Streptococcus ruminicola encodes the following:
- a CDS encoding transporter substrate-binding domain-containing protein, with protein sequence MSKKKWIISGGVVLAIVAATVVGRQLTGKTSASADSSQSSSDKVTTLQVAHTQNYVPYDFVNDKGESDGFEVAVLKAVDDKLKNYKFEYTGTSDEDLLIGLESGKYDIGVKGAWYTEERAQKFVIPDQAIGASVIGFAVRKSDENKYKDIDSFAKAGGKLVPISPQNAQYNVIQEYNKKAKHPIELKESESFSVADAYAWVLEGRYDAYFSIKLSFEEAVQKEDGAYHQYADQLTWFPYKGIETYPLIHKNDTNKAFAKEYDKAIKELQKDGTIAKLSEKYFGEDVFSYVTD